Proteins from a genomic interval of Capsicum annuum cultivar UCD-10X-F1 chromosome 4, UCD10Xv1.1, whole genome shotgun sequence:
- the LOC107867314 gene encoding receptor protein-tyrosine kinase CEPR1: protein MTMHKIITLVFFLTLSSFVQGTTKNDQSEFFVVMKKYVTGNSLSNWDIDKPICQYKGIGCDEQGNVIKIDVTGWSLSGQFPDDVCTYFPRLQILHLGHNNFQGGFPRNITNCSFLEQLNMTKTSLTGQLPDLSPMQSLKLLDLSVNQLTGDFPSSVFNLTNLVFLNFNENRHFNPWQLPEDISRLTQLKWMILTACKLHGTIPVSIRNMTSLVDLELSGNRLVGKVPRELGQLKNLKLLELYYNLLEGEIPAELGNLTELVDLDMSTNNFTGEIPESISRLPKLEVLQLYHNALSGEFPAALANSTTLTILSLYDNHFTGEVPQNFGLSSALLALDLSENQFSGKLPPFLCSGGKLSYILLLQNMFSGELPEGYVKCESALRFRVNYNQLEGRIPQELFTLPHVSIIDLSYNNFSGSIPTTVGSAKNLSELFMQSNKLSGLLPSEISGSTSLVKLDLSNNLLYGPIPSEIGNLKSLNLLLLQGNKFNSSIPESLSLLKSLNYLDLSSNLLMGEIPESLGQLLPNSMNLSNNLLSGPVPLSFIKGGVLESFSGNRGLCVPSSLNSSGTSFQTCSHSYNHKKRNNIVWVIGTSVGIVIVGLVLFLKRWFGNKKAVMEQDDHSLSSSFFSYDVKSFHRLSFDQREIFEAMVEKNIVGYGGSGAVYKIELSNGGVVAAKKLWSHKHKHSVSEDQLILDKELKTEVETLGNIRHKNIVKLYCYFSSLDCSLLVYEYMPNGNLWHALHGGKFVLDWPIRHQIALGIAQGLAYLHHDLMPPIVHRDIKSTNILLDIDYQPKVADFGIAKVLQARGGKDSSTTVIAGTYGYLAPEYAYSSKATTKCDVYSFGVVLMELITGKKPVEPEFGDNKNIVYWVSTKVETKEGAFEVLDKKVSDSFKEDMIKVLRIAIRCTYSTPTLRPTMNEVVQLLIEADPCKFNCCNMSNNNKKKNDTELEVINKPKSISEL, encoded by the exons ATGACCATGCACAAAATTATCACACTTGTGTTTTTTCTCACTTTGTCTAGCTTTGTTCAAGGCACCACAAAAAATGATCAATCTGAATTCTTTGTTGTCATGAAGAAGTATGTCACAGGGAATTCTTTGTCTAATTGGGATATTGATAAACCAATTTGTCAATATAAAGGAATTGGCTGTGATGAACAAGGGAATGTTATCAAAATTGATGTTACAGGTTGGTCTTTATCAGGCCAATTTCCTGATGATGTGTGTACTTATTTTCCAAGATTACAAATTCTTCATCTTGGTCATAACAATTTCCAAGGTGGTTTTCCTAGGAACATCACTAATTGTTCTTTCTTGGAACAATTGAACATGACTAAAACATCATTAACAGGACAGTTGCCTGACTTGTCACCTATGCAGTCTTTGAAACTACTTGATCTTTCCGTTAATCAACTGACGGGGGATTTTCCATCGTCAGTTTTTAATCTTACCAATTTAGTCTTCCTCAACTTCAACGAAAATCGCCATTTCAATCCATGGCAATTGCCTGAGGACATTTCCAGGCTTACACAACTCAAGTGGATGATTTTGACAGCATGTAAGCTGCATGGGACAATTCCAGTGTCAATACGTAACATGACATCTCTTGTTGATCTTGAATTAAGCGGGAATCGCCTTGTTGGTAAGGTGCCTAGAGAACTCGGGCAGCTAAAGAATTTGAAACTCCTTGAGCTTTACTACAACCTACTCGAGGGTGAAATCCCCGCGGAGCTAGGGAACTTGACAGAACTTGTGGACTTAGATATGTCCACGAACAATTTCACAGGAGAAATTCCAGAGTCTATAAGCCGCCTTCCTAAGCTGGAAGTCTTGCAGCTTTACCATAACGCGCTTTCAGGAGAGTTTCCAGCAGCACTTGCAAATTCAACAACCTTAACCATCCTGTCCCTTTATGACAATCACTTTACAGGAGAAGTACCACAGAACTTTGGCCTTTCATCAGCTTTGTTGGCTTTGGACTTGTCAGAAAATCAATTTTCTGGAAAGCTACCGCCTTTTCTGTGTAGTGGAGGTAAACTGAGTTAcattcttttacttcaaaacATGTTCTCGGGTGAACTCCCTGAAGGATATGTAAAGTGTGAGTCTGCTCTTCGCTTTCGAGTGAATTACAATCAGTTGGAGGGAAGAATACCACAAGAGCTTTTTACTCTCCCACATGTTTCGATTATTGATTTGAGCTATAACAATTTCAGTGGTTCCATTCCCACAACAGTTGGAAGTGCTAAGAATTTATCAGAATTGTTTATGCAAAGTAACAAGCTTTCAGGTTTGCTTCCTTCTGAAATATCTGGCTCTACTAGTCTTGTGAAGCTTGATCTTAGCAACAACCTCTTGTATGGTCCAATTCCTTCTGAAATAGGTAACTTGAAAAGCCTCAATTTGTTGCTCCTGCAAGGTAACAAGTTCAATTCTTCGATCCCCGAGTCACTTTCTTTGCTTAAATCGTTGAATTATCTTGACTTGTCAAGTAATCTTTTGATGGGAGAGATCCCTGAAAGCCTTGGTCAATTGTTACCAAATTCCATGAACTTGTCAAATAATTTGCTTTCTGGTCCTGTACCTCTTTCGTTTATAAAGGGAGGTGTTCTGGAAAGTTTTTCAGGCAATCGGGGACTTTGTGTCCCTTCCTCTTTGAATTCATCAGGCACGAGTTTTCAAACATGTTCACATAGTTATAACCATAAGAAGAGAAACAACATTGTTTGGGTTATTGGGACATCAGTTGGAATAGTCATTGTCGGATTAGTCTTGTTTCTCAAACGATGGTTTGGTAACAAAAAGGCGGTCATGGAACAGGATGATCATTCCTTGTCATCCTCATTTTTCTCCTATGATGTTAAGAGTTTCCATCGATTGAGTTTTGATCAACGTGAAATCTTTGAAGCTATGGTTGAGAAGAACATTGTTGGATATGGAGGGTCAGGAGCTGTCTATAAGATCGAGTTGAGTAATGGAGGAGTAGTTGCTGCAAAGAAGCTGTGGAGTCATAAACATAAGCATTCGGTTTCTGAGGATCAATTGATTTTGGACAAGGAACTTAAGACAGAAGTCGAGACTCTTGGTAACATAAGGCACAAAAACATTGTGAAGTTGTACTGTTATTTCTCAAGTTTGGACTGCAGCTTATTGGTTTATGAATACATGCCTAATGGGAACCTTTGGCATGCTCTTCATGGAGGGAAATTCGTGTTGGATTGGCCTATTCGTCATCAAATTGCACTCGGGATAGCTCAAGGATTGGCCTATCTTCACCACGATCTTATGCCACCGATTGTTCACAGAGATATCAAATCCACGAACATCCTCCTGGATATTGATTATCAGCCAAAAGTCGCCGATTTTGGCATAGCCAAAGTTTTGCAAGCCAGAGGAGGCAAAGATTCCAGCACCACAGTTATTGCAGGAACTTATGGTTACTTGGCACCAG AGTATGCATATTCATCAAAGGCAACTACAAAGTGTGATGTCTATAGCTTTGGAGTAGTCTTAATGGAATTGATCACTGGAAAGAAGCCAGTGGAGCCAGAATTTGGTGACAACAAGAACATTGTTTATTGGGTATCAACAAAAGTGGAGACTAAAGAAGGTGCATTTGAAGTGTTGGATAAAAAAGTCTCAGATTCTTTCAAGGAAGACATGATTAAGGTTCTACGTATAGCTATACGATGTACGTACAGTACACCAACGCTTCGCCCTACCATGAACGAAGTTGTTCAGCTGCTAATCGAGGCGGATCCTTGCAAGTTCAACTGCTGCAACATgtcaaataataataagaagaagaatgaCACAGAATTAGAAGTGATCAATAAGCCAAAGAGCATATCTGAATTGTGA